Proteins encoded together in one Streptomyces umbrinus window:
- a CDS encoding radical SAM protein encodes MSIPTLAETRPSPATGILSVECELTARCQLQCSHCCTLSGPKASTGSMTHDDWLKVTRSIAGLGIPAIQFIGGEPTLYPRLIELIECSRWHGLTVEVYSNLAHIRGALWETLEQDGVRLATSYYSDDPAQHDEITGVSGSYDRTRANIVEALRRGIPMRAGIVRVLEGQRAEEAEAELRQLGVQQIQVDRARKVGRAADQAVSILSVSELCGHCFHQRVAISPDGEVYGCILSRFLPTGNVKTEPLDAILAGRRWREARTAVPVRVGQGCTPDDSDDCDPSKTPACNPAYDLAPPPALGVSE; translated from the coding sequence ATGAGCATTCCCACTCTTGCCGAAACGCGCCCGTCGCCCGCGACAGGCATCCTCTCCGTCGAATGCGAGCTCACCGCCCGCTGCCAGCTCCAGTGCTCGCACTGCTGCACGCTCTCCGGTCCGAAGGCCAGCACCGGCAGCATGACGCACGACGACTGGCTGAAGGTCACCCGCTCCATCGCCGGCCTTGGGATCCCGGCCATCCAGTTCATCGGCGGTGAGCCCACGCTGTACCCGAGGCTCATCGAGTTGATCGAGTGCTCCCGCTGGCACGGCCTGACCGTCGAGGTGTACTCGAACCTCGCGCACATCCGCGGCGCGTTGTGGGAGACCTTGGAGCAGGACGGCGTACGCTTAGCCACCAGCTACTACAGCGACGATCCCGCGCAGCACGACGAGATCACAGGCGTATCCGGCAGCTACGACCGCACCCGCGCCAACATCGTTGAAGCCCTGCGGAGGGGTATCCCGATGCGTGCCGGGATCGTGCGGGTCCTCGAAGGGCAGCGCGCCGAGGAGGCCGAGGCTGAGCTGCGGCAGTTGGGCGTTCAGCAGATCCAAGTCGACCGCGCGCGCAAGGTGGGACGCGCCGCGGACCAGGCGGTGAGTATCCTGAGCGTCAGTGAGCTGTGCGGGCACTGCTTCCACCAGCGCGTGGCCATCTCGCCGGACGGCGAGGTGTACGGCTGCATCCTGTCCCGCTTCCTGCCCACCGGAAACGTCAAGACCGAGCCCCTGGACGCAATCCTGGCCGGGCGCCGCTGGAGGGAGGCACGTACCGCTGTCCCGGTACGGGTCGGGCAGGGCTGCACGCCGGACGACTCCGATGACTGCGACCCCTCCAAGACCCCGGCATGCAACCCTGCATACGACCTCGCTCCGCCGCCCGCCCTGGGAGTCTCCGAGTGA